In one Dreissena polymorpha isolate Duluth1 chromosome 7, UMN_Dpol_1.0, whole genome shotgun sequence genomic region, the following are encoded:
- the LOC127837747 gene encoding uncharacterized protein LOC127837747 isoform X6 has translation MFRLIRDDTLHTCIKPPCHRLIRDDTLHTCIKPPCHRLIRDDTLHTCIKPPCHRLIRDDTLHTCIKPPCHRLIRDDTLHTCIKPPCHRLIRDDTLHTCIKPPCHRLIWDDTLHTCIKPPCHRLIWDDTLHTCIKPPCHRLIWDDTLHTCIKPPCHRLIRDDTLHTCIKPPCHRLIWDDTLHTCIKPPCHRLIRDYTLHTCIKPPCHRLIRDDTLHTCIKPPCHRLIWDDTLHTCIKPPCHRLIRDYTLHTCIKSPCHRLIRDDTLHTCIKPPCHRLIRDDTLHTCIKPPCHRLIRDDTLRTCIKPPCHRLIWDDTLHTCIKPPCHRAWSMFFSHIIRGPRFVIL, from the exons atgttcaggctaatcagggacgacactttacacacatgcattaaacccccttgtcacaggctaatcagggacgacactttacacacatgcattaaacccccttgtcacaggctaatcagggacgacaccttacacacatgcattaaacccccttgtcacaggctaatcagggacgacactttacacacatgcattaaacccccttgtcacaggctaatcagggacgacaccttacacacatgcattaaacccccttgtcacaggctaatcagggacgacactttacacacatgcattaaacccccttgtcacaggctaatctgggacgacactttacacacatgcattaaacccccttgtcacaggctaatctgggacgacac cttacacacatgcattaaacccccttgtcacaggctaatctgggacgacactttacacacatgcattaaacccccttgtcacaggctaatcagggacgacaccttacacacatgcattaaacccccttgtcacaggctaatctgggacgacaccttacacacatgcattaaacccccttgtcacaggctaatcagggactacaccttacacacatgcattaaacccccttgtcacaggctaatcagggacgacactttacacacatgcattaaacccccttgtcacaggctaatctgggacgacaccttacacacatgcattaaacccccttgtcacaggctaatcagggactacaccttacacacatgcattaaatccccttgtcacaggctaatcagggacgacaccttacacacatgcattaaacccccttgtcacaggctaatcagggacgacaccttacacacatgcattaaacccccttgtcacaggctaatcagggacgacactttacgcacatgcattaaacccccttgtcacaggctaatctgggacgacaccttacacacatgcattaaacccccttgtcacagagcatggtccatgTTTTTTTCCCACATAATAAGAGGTCCGCGCTTTGTCATTTTGTGA
- the LOC127837747 gene encoding uncharacterized protein LOC127837747 isoform X22, translating into MFRLIRDDTLHTCIKPPCHRLIRDDTLHTCIKPPCHRLIRDDTLHTCIKPPCHRLIRDDTLHTCIKPPCHRLIRDDTLHTCIKPPCHRLIRDDTLHTCIKPPCHRLIWDDTLHTCIKPPCHRLIWDDTLHTCIKPPCHRLIWDDTLHTCIKPPCHRLIRDDTLHTCIKPPCHRLIRDYTLHTCIKPPCHRLIRDDTLHTCIKPPCHRLIWDDTLHTCIKPPCHRLIRDYTLHTCIKSPCHRLIRDDTLHTCIKPPCHRLIRDDTLHTCIKPPCHRLIRDDTLRTCIKPPCHRLIWDDTLHTCIKPPCHRAWSMFFSHIIRGPRFVIL; encoded by the exons atgttcaggctaatcagggacgacactttacacacatgcattaaacccccttgtcacaggctaatcagggacgacactttacacacatgcattaaacccccttgtcacaggctaatcagggacgacaccttacacacatgcattaaacccccttgtcacaggctaatcagggacgacactttacacacatgcattaaacccccttgtcacaggctaatcagggacgacaccttacacacatgcattaaacccccttgtcacaggctaatcagggacgacactttacacacatgcattaaacccccttgtcacaggctaatctgggacgacactttacacacatgcattaaacccccttgtcacaggctaatctgggacgacac cttacacacatgcattaaacccccttgtcacaggctaatctgggacgacactttacacacatgcattaaacccccttgtcacaggctaatcagggacgacac cttacacacatgcattaaacccccttgtcacaggctaatcagggactacaccttacacacatgcattaaacccccttgtcacaggctaatcagggacgacactttacacacatgcattaaacccccttgtcacaggctaatctgggacgacaccttacacacatgcattaaacccccttgtcacaggctaatcagggactacaccttacacacatgcattaaatccccttgtcacaggctaatcagggacgacaccttacacacatgcattaaacccccttgtcacaggctaatcagggacgacaccttacacacatgcattaaacccccttgtcacaggctaatcagggacgacactttacgcacatgcattaaacccccttgtcacaggctaatctgggacgacaccttacacacatgcattaaacccccttgtcacagagcatggtccatgTTTTTTTCCCACATAATAAGAGGTCCGCGCTTTGTCATTTTGTGA
- the LOC127837747 gene encoding uncharacterized protein LOC127837747 isoform X14 has translation MFRLIRDDTLHTCIKPPCHRLIRDDTLHTCIKPPCHRLIRDDTLHTCIKPPCHRLIRDDTLHTCIKPPCHRLIRDDTLHTCIKPPCHRLIRDDTLHTCIKPPCHRLIWDDTLHTCIKPPCHRLIWDDTLHTCIKPPCHRLIRDDTLHTCIKPPCHRLIWDDTLHTCIKPPCHRLIRDYTLHTCIKPPCHRLIRDDTLHTCIKPPCHRLIWDDTLHTCIKPPCHRLIRDYTLHTCIKSPCHRLIRDDTLHTCIKPPCHRLIRDDTLHTCIKPPCHRLIRDDTLRTCIKPPCHRLIWDDTLHTCIKPPCHRAWSMFFSHIIRGPRFVIL, from the exons atgttcaggctaatcagggacgacactttacacacatgcattaaacccccttgtcacaggctaatcagggacgacactttacacacatgcattaaacccccttgtcacaggctaatcagggacgacaccttacacacatgcattaaacccccttgtcacaggctaatcagggacgacactttacacacatgcattaaacccccttgtcacaggctaatcagggacgacaccttacacacatgcattaaacccccttgtcacaggctaatcagggacgacactttacacacatgcattaaacccccttgtcacaggctaatctgggacgacactttacacacatgcattaaacccccttgtcacaggctaatctgggacgacac tttacacacatgcattaaacccccttgtcacaggctaatcagggacgacaccttacacacatgcattaaacccccttgtcacaggctaatctgggacgacaccttacacacatgcattaaacccccttgtcacaggctaatcagggactacaccttacacacatgcattaaacccccttgtcacaggctaatcagggacgacactttacacacatgcattaaacccccttgtcacaggctaatctgggacgacaccttacacacatgcattaaacccccttgtcacaggctaatcagggactacaccttacacacatgcattaaatccccttgtcacaggctaatcagggacgacaccttacacacatgcattaaacccccttgtcacaggctaatcagggacgacaccttacacacatgcattaaacccccttgtcacaggctaatcagggacgacactttacgcacatgcattaaacccccttgtcacaggctaatctgggacgacaccttacacacatgcattaaacccccttgtcacagagcatggtccatgTTTTTTTCCCACATAATAAGAGGTCCGCGCTTTGTCATTTTGTGA
- the LOC127837747 gene encoding uncharacterized protein LOC127837747 isoform X25 — MFRLIRDDTLHTCIKPPCHRLIRDDTLHTCIKPPCHRLIRDDTLHTCIKPPCHRLIRDDTLHTCIKPPCHRLIRDDTLHTCIKPPCHRLIRDDTLHTCIKPPCHRLIWDDTLHTCIKPPCHRLIWDDTLHTCIKPPCHRLIWDDTLHTCIKPPCHRLIRDYTLHTCIKPPCHRLIRDDTLHTCIKPPCHRLIWDDTLHTCIKPPCHRLIRDYTLHTCIKSPCHRLIRDDTLHTCIKPPCHRLIRDDTLHTCIKPPCHRLIRDDTLRTCIKPPCHRLIWDDTLHTCIKPPCHRAWSMFFSHIIRGPRFVIL; from the exons atgttcaggctaatcagggacgacactttacacacatgcattaaacccccttgtcacaggctaatcagggacgacactttacacacatgcattaaacccccttgtcacaggctaatcagggacgacaccttacacacatgcattaaacccccttgtcacaggctaatcagggacgacactttacacacatgcattaaacccccttgtcacaggctaatcagggacgacaccttacacacatgcattaaacccccttgtcacaggctaatcagggacgacactttacacacatgcattaaacccccttgtcacaggctaatctgggacgacactttacacacatgcattaaacccccttgtcacaggctaatctgggacgacac cttacacacatgcattaaacccccttgtcacaggctaatctgggacgacaccttacacacatgcattaaacccccttgtcacaggctaatcagggactacaccttacacacatgcattaaacccccttgtcacaggctaatcagggacgacactttacacacatgcattaaacccccttgtcacaggctaatctgggacgacaccttacacacatgcattaaacccccttgtcacaggctaatcagggactacaccttacacacatgcattaaatccccttgtcacaggctaatcagggacgacaccttacacacatgcattaaacccccttgtcacaggctaatcagggacgacaccttacacacatgcattaaacccccttgtcacaggctaatcagggacgacactttacgcacatgcattaaacccccttgtcacaggctaatctgggacgacaccttacacacatgcattaaacccccttgtcacagagcatggtccatgTTTTTTTCCCACATAATAAGAGGTCCGCGCTTTGTCATTTTGTGA
- the LOC127837747 gene encoding uncharacterized protein LOC127837747 isoform X5, translated as MFRLIRDDTLHTCIKPPCHRLIRDDTLHTCIKPPCHRLIRDDTLHTCIKPPCHRLIRDDTLHTCIKPPCHRLIRDDTLHTCIKPPCHRLIWDDTLHTCIKPPCHRLIRDDTLHTCIKPPCHRLIRDDTLHTCIKPPCHRLIWDDTLHTCIKPPCHRLIRDDTLHTCIKPPCHRLIWDDTLHTCIKPPCHRLIRDYTLHTCIKPPCHRLIRDDTLHTCIKPPCHRLIWDDTLHTCIKPPCHRLIRDYTLHTCIKSPCHRLIRDDTLHTCIKPPCHRLIRDDTLHTCIKPPCHRLIRDDTLRTCIKPPCHRLIWDDTLHTCIKPPCHRAWSMFFSHIIRGPRFVIL; from the exons atgttcaggctaatcagggacgacactttacacacatgcattaaacccccttgtcacaggctaatcagggacgacactttacacacatgcattaaacccccttgtcacaggctaatcagggacgacaccttacacacatgcattaaacccccttgtcacaggctaatcagggacgacactttacacacatgcattaaacccccttgtcacaggctaatcagggacgacac tttacacacatgcattaaacccccttgtcacaggctaatctgggacgaca ctttacacacatgcattaaacccccttgtcacaggctaatcagggacgacactttacacacatgcattaaacccccttgtcacaggctaatcagggacgacaccttacacacatgcattaaacccccttgtcacaggctaatctgggacgacactttacacacatgcattaaacccccttgtcacaggctaatcagggacgacaccttacacacatgcattaaacccccttgtcacaggctaatctgggacgacaccttacacacatgcattaaacccccttgtcacaggctaatcagggactacaccttacacacatgcattaaacccccttgtcacaggctaatcagggacgacactttacacacatgcattaaacccccttgtcacaggctaatctgggacgacaccttacacacatgcattaaacccccttgtcacaggctaatcagggactacaccttacacacatgcattaaatccccttgtcacaggctaatcagggacgacaccttacacacatgcattaaacccccttgtcacaggctaatcagggacgacaccttacacacatgcattaaacccccttgtcacaggctaatcagggacgacactttacgcacatgcattaaacccccttgtcacaggctaatctgggacgacaccttacacacatgcattaaacccccttgtcacagagcatggtccatgTTTTTTTCCCACATAATAAGAGGTCCGCGCTTTGTCATTTTGTGA
- the LOC127837747 gene encoding uncharacterized protein LOC127837747 isoform X24: protein MFRLIRDDTLHTCIKPPCHRLIRDDTLHTCIKPPCHRLIRDDTLHTCIKPPCHRLIRDDTLHTCIKPPCHRLIRDDTLHTCIKPPCHRLIWDDTLHTCIKPPCHRLIWDDTLHTCIKPPCHRLIRDDTLHTCIKPPCHRLIWDDTLHTCIKPPCHRLIRDYTLHTCIKPPCHRLIRDDTLHTCIKPPCHRLIWDDTLHTCIKPPCHRLIRDYTLHTCIKSPCHRLIRDDTLHTCIKPPCHRLIRDDTLHTCIKPPCHRLIRDDTLRTCIKPPCHRLIWDDTLHTCIKPPCHRAWSMFFSHIIRGPRFVIL, encoded by the exons atgttcaggctaatcagggacgacactttacacacatgcattaaacccccttgtcacaggctaatcagggacgacactttacacacatgcattaaacccccttgtcacaggctaatcagggacgacaccttacacacatgcattaaacccccttgtcacaggctaatcagggacgacactttacacacatgcattaaacccccttgtcacaggctaatcagggacgacac tttacacacatgcattaaacccccttgtcacaggctaatctgggacgacac cttacacacatgcattaaacccccttgtcacaggctaatctgggacgacactttacacacatgcattaaacccccttgtcacaggctaatcagggacgacaccttacacacatgcattaaacccccttgtcacaggctaatctgggacgacaccttacacacatgcattaaacccccttgtcacaggctaatcagggactacaccttacacacatgcattaaacccccttgtcacaggctaatcagggacgacactttacacacatgcattaaacccccttgtcacaggctaatctgggacgacaccttacacacatgcattaaacccccttgtcacaggctaatcagggactacaccttacacacatgcattaaatccccttgtcacaggctaatcagggacgacaccttacacacatgcattaaacccccttgtcacaggctaatcagggacgacaccttacacacatgcattaaacccccttgtcacaggctaatcagggacgacactttacgcacatgcattaaacccccttgtcacaggctaatctgggacgacaccttacacacatgcattaaacccccttgtcacagagcatggtccatgTTTTTTTCCCACATAATAAGAGGTCCGCGCTTTGTCATTTTGTGA
- the LOC127837747 gene encoding uncharacterized protein LOC127837747 isoform X8, producing MFRLIRDDTLHTCIKPPCHRLIRDDTLHTCIKPPCHRLIRDDTLHTCIKPPCHRLIRDDTLHTCIKPPCHRLIRDDTLHTCIKPPCHRLIRDDTLHTCIKPPCHRLIWDDTLHTCIKPPCHRLIRDDTLHTCIKPPCHRLIRDDTLHTCIKPPCHRLIWDDTLHTCIKPPCHRLIRDDTLHTCIKPPCHRLIWDDTLHTCIKPPCHRLIRDYTLHTCIKPPCHRLIRDDTLHTCIKPPCHRLIWDDTLHTCIKSPCHRLIRDDTLHTCIKPPCHRLIRDDTLHTCIKPPCHRLIRDDTLRTCIKPPCHRLIWDDTLHTCIKPPCHRAWSMFFSHIIRGPRFVIL from the exons atgttcaggctaatcagggacgacactttacacacatgcattaaacccccttgtcacaggctaatcagggacgacactttacacacatgcattaaacccccttgtcacaggctaatcagggacgacaccttacacacatgcattaaacccccttgtcacaggctaatcagggacgacactttacacacatgcattaaacccccttgtcacaggctaatcagggacgacaccttacacacatgcattaaacccccttgtcacaggctaatcagggacgacactttacacacatgcattaaacccccttgtcacaggctaatctgggacgaca ctttacacacatgcattaaacccccttgtcacaggctaatcagggacgacactttacacacatgcattaaacccccttgtcacaggctaatcagggacgacaccttacacacatgcattaaacccccttgtcacaggctaatctgggacgacactttacacacatgcattaaacccccttgtcacaggctaatcagggacgacaccttacacacatgcattaaacccccttgtcacaggctaatctgggacgacaccttacacacatgcattaaacccccttgtcacaggctaatcagggactacaccttacacacatgcattaaacccccttgtcacaggctaatcagggacgacactttacacacatgcattaaacccccttgtcacaggctaatctgggacgacac cttacacacatgcattaaatccccttgtcacaggctaatcagggacgacaccttacacacatgcattaaacccccttgtcacaggctaatcagggacgacaccttacacacatgcattaaacccccttgtcacaggctaatcagggacgacactttacgcacatgcattaaacccccttgtcacaggctaatctgggacgacaccttacacacatgcattaaacccccttgtcacagagcatggtccatgTTTTTTTCCCACATAATAAGAGGTCCGCGCTTTGTCATTTTGTGA
- the LOC127837747 gene encoding uncharacterized protein LOC127837747 isoform X20 produces MFRLIRDDTLHTCIKPPCHRLIRDDTLHTCIKPPCHRLIRDDTLHTCIKPPCHRLIRDDTLHTCIKPPCHRLIRDDTLHTCIKPPCHRLIRDDTLHTCIKPPCHRLIWDDTLHTCIKPPCHRLIRDDTLHTCIKPPCHRLIRDDTLHTCIKPPCHRLIWDDTLHTCIKPPCHRLIRDDTLHTCIKPPCHRLIWDDTLHTCIKPPCHRLIWDDTLHTCIKPPCHRLIRDYTLHTCIKSPCHRLIRDDTLHTCIKPPCHRLIRDDTLHTCIKPPCHRLIRDDTLRTCIKPPCHRLIWDDTLHTCIKPPCHRAWSMFFSHIIRGPRFVIL; encoded by the exons atgttcaggctaatcagggacgacactttacacacatgcattaaacccccttgtcacaggctaatcagggacgacactttacacacatgcattaaacccccttgtcacaggctaatcagggacgacaccttacacacatgcattaaacccccttgtcacaggctaatcagggacgacactttacacacatgcattaaacccccttgtcacaggctaatcagggacgacaccttacacacatgcattaaacccccttgtcacaggctaatcagggacgacactttacacacatgcattaaacccccttgtcacaggctaatctgggacgaca ctttacacacatgcattaaacccccttgtcacaggctaatcagggacgacactttacacacatgcattaaacccccttgtcacaggctaatcagggacgacaccttacacacatgcattaaacccccttgtcacaggctaatctgggacgacactttacacacatgcattaaacccccttgtcacaggctaatcagggacgacaccttacacacatgcattaaacccccttgtcacaggctaatctgggacgacac tttacacacatgcattaaacccccttgtcacaggctaatctgggacgacaccttacacacatgcattaaacccccttgtcacaggctaatcagggactacaccttacacacatgcattaaatccccttgtcacaggctaatcagggacgacaccttacacacatgcattaaacccccttgtcacaggctaatcagggacgacaccttacacacatgcattaaacccccttgtcacaggctaatcagggacgacactttacgcacatgcattaaacccccttgtcacaggctaatctgggacgacaccttacacacatgcattaaacccccttgtcacagagcatggtccatgTTTTTTTCCCACATAATAAGAGGTCCGCGCTTTGTCATTTTGTGA
- the LOC127837747 gene encoding uncharacterized protein LOC127837747 isoform X26, with protein sequence MFRLIRDDTLHTCIKPPCHRLIRDDTLHTCIKPPCHRLIRDDTLHTCIKPPCHRLIRDDTLHTCIKPPCHRLIRDDTLHTCIKPPCHRLIRDDTLHTCIKPPCHRLIWDDTLHTCIKPPCHRLIRDDTLHTCIKPPCHRLIRDDTLHTCIKPPCHRLIWDDTLHTCIKPPCHRLIRDDTLHTCIKPPCHRLIWDDTLHTCIKPPCHRLIRDYTLHTCIKPPCHRLIRDDTLHTCIKPPCHRLIWDDTLHTCIKPPCHRLIRDDTLRTCIKPPCHRLIWDDTLHTCIKPPCHRAWSMFFSHIIRGPRFVIL encoded by the exons atgttcaggctaatcagggacgacactttacacacatgcattaaacccccttgtcacaggctaatcagggacgacactttacacacatgcattaaacccccttgtcacaggctaatcagggacgacaccttacacacatgcattaaacccccttgtcacaggctaatcagggacgacactttacacacatgcattaaacccccttgtcacaggctaatcagggacgacaccttacacacatgcattaaacccccttgtcacaggctaatcagggacgacactttacacacatgcattaaacccccttgtcacaggctaatctgggacgaca ctttacacacatgcattaaacccccttgtcacaggctaatcagggacgacactttacacacatgcattaaacccccttgtcacaggctaatcagggacgacaccttacacacatgcattaaacccccttgtcacaggctaatctgggacgacactttacacacatgcattaaacccccttgtcacaggctaatcagggacgacaccttacacacatgcattaaacccccttgtcacaggctaatctgggacgacaccttacacacatgcattaaacccccttgtcacaggctaatcagggactacaccttacacacatgcattaaacccccttgtcacaggctaatcagggacgacactttacacacatgcattaaacccccttgtcacaggctaatctgggacgacac cttacacacatgcattaaacccccttgtcacaggctaatcagggacgacactttacgcacatgcattaaacccccttgtcacaggctaatctgggacgacaccttacacacatgcattaaacccccttgtcacagagcatggtccatgTTTTTTTCCCACATAATAAGAGGTCCGCGCTTTGTCATTTTGTGA
- the LOC127837747 gene encoding uncharacterized protein LOC127837747 isoform X11: MFRLIRDDTLHTCIKPPCHRLIRDDTLHTCIKPPCHRLIRDDTLHTCIKPPCHRLIRDDTLHTCIKPPCHRLIRDDTLHTCIKPPCHRLIRDDTLHTCIKPPCHRLIWDDTLHTCIKPPCHRLIRDDTLHTCIKPPCHRLIRDDTLHTCIKPPCHRLIWDDTLHTCIKPPCHRLIRDDTLHTCIKPPCHRLIWDDTLHTCIKPPCHRLIRDDTLHTCIKPPCHRLIWDDTLHTCIKPPCHRLIRDYTLHTCIKSPCHRLIRDDTLHTCIKPPCHRLIRDDTLHTCIKPPCHRLIRDDTLRTCIKPPCHRLIWDDTLHTCIKPPCHRAWSMFFSHIIRGPRFVIL, translated from the exons atgttcaggctaatcagggacgacactttacacacatgcattaaacccccttgtcacaggctaatcagggacgacactttacacacatgcattaaacccccttgtcacaggctaatcagggacgacaccttacacacatgcattaaacccccttgtcacaggctaatcagggacgacactttacacacatgcattaaacccccttgtcacaggctaatcagggacgacaccttacacacatgcattaaacccccttgtcacaggctaatcagggacgacactttacacacatgcattaaacccccttgtcacaggctaatctgggacgaca ctttacacacatgcattaaacccccttgtcacaggctaatcagggacgacactttacacacatgcattaaacccccttgtcacaggctaatcagggacgacaccttacacacatgcattaaacccccttgtcacaggctaatctgggacgacactttacacacatgcattaaacccccttgtcacaggctaatcagggacgacaccttacacacatgcattaaacccccttgtcacaggctaatctgggacgacac cttacacacatgcattaaacccccttgtcacaggctaatcagggacgacactttacacacatgcattaaacccccttgtcacaggctaatctgggacgacaccttacacacatgcattaaacccccttgtcacaggctaatcagggactacaccttacacacatgcattaaatccccttgtcacaggctaatcagggacgacaccttacacacatgcattaaacccccttgtcacaggctaatcagggacgacaccttacacacatgcattaaacccccttgtcacaggctaatcagggacgacactttacgcacatgcattaaacccccttgtcacaggctaatctgggacgacaccttacacacatgcattaaacccccttgtcacagagcatggtccatgTTTTTTTCCCACATAATAAGAGGTCCGCGCTTTGTCATTTTGTGA